The following are from one region of the Ignavibacteriota bacterium genome:
- a CDS encoding DUF134 domain-containing protein, with the protein MPRPRKHRRICCNPSAYYFKPREIPMYELQEFILDHDELESLRLADLLAYSHEKAAKKIKISRATFGRIVEAARKKVTDGILNGKAIRINENH; encoded by the coding sequence ACAGAAGAATCTGTTGTAATCCATCAGCATATTATTTCAAGCCTCGGGAAATTCCAATGTATGAACTACAGGAATTTATTCTTGATCATGATGAACTGGAATCATTGAGACTTGCTGACCTACTTGCCTATTCTCACGAAAAAGCAGCAAAGAAAATAAAAATTTCCAGGGCTACCTTCGGACGGATCGTTGAAGCTGCACGAAAAAAAGTTACTGATGGAATCTTAAACGGTAAGGCAATCAGGATAAATGAAAATCATTAA